From the genome of Notolabrus celidotus isolate fNotCel1 chromosome 5, fNotCel1.pri, whole genome shotgun sequence, one region includes:
- the LOC117812240 gene encoding uncharacterized protein LOC117812240, with amino-acid sequence MSAERLNLTSSPMDKETATIDEITNTLVSDVLEHTAANLSEQMLSFSSNDTEEWDSTQDDSDDSSDGSPSQQKAEKPHDDTTVEDNKASDPDLNPTQEKVEEEKPPTEEEMRNLPVRSLSSTDSYDRKSLQTQDLSCLFPSPHKLDEDAQPQNQPLPASPEVKSEKTCSPTLITMTNEVLPCKDEEENDKTEAGRLPTMSRLDPDPLEKDEFAADQQLVLKSSEIAAITMRFFQSLSDEQWREVSEGVYNKDVKEQLLDMCTDVIQYITDFVIRAVLQSIHRDSITTDAFTMRSPQFPELMEDFYCNIKDTFESSFGQALQDILGEDNPVKVAPEFSQAITGDVINEVNSALSVASQCSIDVDSPCTVVPVSSKNLKDKTTNKTLGGAVSTLQSLLTGRVTAIKRQMQTIKRSDSDVKEETETKVCQTKRKMSLRKRCSSAWHKNRVQPGLKAGMNAAVSSTCAELTPTLTGEQQQPTESCSTICSGSPQDENITGRKEHRSTPLELDDYVEDEDNADKDSNNVASPLSITEAVPSDQQVFEATKGTDDFQDSNESDDSIANLSSASEHINTTETEAKKQKCFCSCLHNLLRKDEEQNRKEEKKEKKKTGLPLGLRLLCFFCIENSASDPLPN; translated from the exons ATGTCTGCAGAGAGACTG AATTTAACTTCCAGTCCCATGGACAAAGAAACCGCGACCATTGACGAGATAACCAACACTCTGGTCTCAGATGTCCTTGAACATACTGCTGCCAATCTCAGTGAGCAGATGCTGTCATTCAGCAGCAATGATACAGAGGAATGGGACTCAACTCAGGATGACTCAGATGATTCCTCTGATGGAAGTCCCTCTCAACAGAAGGCAGAGAAACCCCATGACGACACCACAGTTGAGGACAATAAAGCTTCTGATCCAGACCTGAACCCCACTCAGGAAAAAGTTGAGGAAGAAAAACCcccaacagaggaggagatgagaaaCCTCCCAGTGAGAAGTTTGTCATCCACAGACTCTTATGACAGGAAGAGTCTCCAAACTCAAGACCTTTCCTGCTTATTTCCATCACCACATAAGCTGGATGAAGATGCTCAGCCACAGAACCAACCACTGCCTGCAAGTCCAGAAGTCAAAAGTGAGAAAACCTGCAGTCCGACTCTCATAACCATGACAAATGAGGTCTTGCCCTGTAAAGACGAAGAGGAAAACGACAAGACTGAGGCTGGTAGACTTCCAACAATGAGTCGTCTAGATCCAGACCCCTTGGAGAAAGATGAATTCGCAGCAGACCAGCAACTAGTCCTGAAATCTTCAGAGATTGCTGCTATAACAATGAGATTCTTCCAGAGTCTCAGTGATGA GCAATGGAGAGAGGTCAGTGAAGGTGTGTACAACAAGGACGTAAAGGAGCAGCTGCTTGATATGTGCACTGATGTAATACAGTACATCACAGATTTTGTCATAAGAGCTGTCCTCCAGTCAATCCATCGAGACTCAATCACAACTGATGCCTTCACCATGAGGAGCCCCCAGTTTCCAGAGCTGATGGAGGACTTCTACTGTAACATTAAGGACACTTTTGAAAGCTCCTTCGGTCAGGCTCTCCAAGATATCCTGGGAGAGGACAACCCTGTGAAGGTTGCCCCTGAATTCAGCCAGGCCATAACAGGAGATGTCATCAATGAGGTCAACTCTGCCCTCTCAGTGGCAAGCCAGTGCTCAATAGATGTAGATTCACCCTGCACTGTTGTTCCTGTCAGCTCAAAGAATTTAAAGGACAAAACAACTAACAAGACTTTGGGAGGAGCTGTTTCGACGCTACAGTCGCTTCTCACGGGTCGAGTCACCGCTATCAAAAGACAAATGCAGACAATAAAAAGGTCAGACAGTGACGTGAAAGAGGAGACGGAAACTAAAGTTTGCCAAACCAAGAGAAAGATGTCGCTCCGGAAGAGATGTTCAAGTGCATGGCACAAGAACAGGGTCCAGCCCGGTCTCAAAGCAGGCATGAACGCAGCTGTCAGTTCAACCTGTGCTGAGTTGACTCCCACGTTGACTGGAGAGCAACAACAACCAACTGAGTCTTGTTCCACCATATGTTCTGGTTCACCCCAGGATGAAAATAtaacaggaaggaaggaacacAGATCCACTCCACTGGAGCTGGACGACTATGTTGAGGATGAGGACAATGCAGACaaagacagcaataatgttGCTTCACCCTTGTCCATCACTGAAGCAGTTCCCTCAGATCAACAGGTCTTTGAGGCCACAAAGGGGACTGATGACTTCCAAGATTCCAATGAGTCCGATGACTCTATTGCCAATCTCAGCTCTGCCAGTGAGCATATTAACACCACAGAGACGGAGGCTAAGAAACAAAAATGCTTCTGCAGCTGCCTCCACAACTTGCTCAGAAAG gaTGAGGAGCAAAAtaggaaggaagagaagaaggagaagaaaaagactGGACTGCCTCTGGGGCTGCGACTGCTGTGCTTCTTTTGCATTGAAAATTCAGCCAGCGACCCGCTTCCCAACTGA